From Nonlabens sp. Ci31, the proteins below share one genomic window:
- a CDS encoding PEP/pyruvate-binding domain-containing protein, producing MYRILLFLVLLTSATNVAQEFTDARVKEMIQQYRELDRGPYKSINWFCPDGTVRDSKDPCPESIGEGMQHASYKFEVKELAKQRHIFFGEILASNDVWDFWDGTNNHSRLKQYQLGKYLESVDNGWIQERSRFYRGARQIEDEEEWGRKFYYTILADNDLIERDFFLIRESLRDLPHDGDTNLAQDIRSLSKVLAERHTKFMDLRIKIHGNPQAQDVESVKEWLDKNEAKISDTSKKDFNKLMSDMQEFFQPVSVSDLHKMVADWNKNDYIRTQAEWFSKFYANENDPAIIVPAAANLMCDIRTNIKDDKRGTRRTNALELSLRLEELIFQQAGSWEPVDLQEHLDKIYSLSEALASAGYVEMWEWNAIEQELFIPKGKIIKAHELLDFINTGRSQVEWGTGMVHSIYGDVVEEYSKFEPKAYGFYDDRIRSSLLLPLGDAIGNLGGLVSRQIGLTSEIAGVDNVSSIRGLNPGYTKGKLVVVAGNAEGMQVDPNKIYIFDHPPSDLKPVSGIATVSEGNLVSHVQLLARNLAIPNAAISSDNLNDLKDLDGQEIFYAVSNQGTVVLKPASNMSAIENALFNKANKKEKKTIRIPEGKLKLEGKLPLDMAAVGSADSGILCGPKAANLGQLKQLFPDKVVNGIVIPFGVFKDHMNQQMPETSCSYWDFLMSAFAKAKQLKEEGKSEQEIVDYQLEELKTLRAAIAIMPFKKSFISALEDDFKSILGDQLGNVPVFLRSDTNMEDLEEFTGAGLNLTVFNALEREKVINGIREVWASPYTERSFKWRQVYLENPENVYPSILIIPTVDVDYSGVLITKDFIKNDPNSITVAMSRGAGGAVDGQNAETYLVDREGNGLLMSPARENKQRKLPKTGGSVMEQVDFNKPILSQDDLKTIREFAKTVHEVMPGSKDGSYTGAWDIELGFKDGKLYLFQIRPFVENNQAVNSEYLNSIDANVNVNTELLLHKPIAK from the coding sequence ATGTATAGAATATTGTTGTTTCTTGTTTTACTAACTAGCGCTACTAACGTAGCACAAGAATTTACTGATGCTCGGGTTAAAGAAATGATCCAGCAGTATCGAGAATTGGATCGTGGTCCCTACAAAAGTATCAACTGGTTTTGTCCAGACGGTACGGTTAGAGATTCAAAAGACCCATGCCCTGAGTCCATAGGAGAAGGAATGCAGCATGCCAGTTATAAATTTGAGGTAAAAGAACTTGCAAAACAACGCCATATCTTTTTTGGCGAAATTCTAGCCTCTAATGATGTATGGGATTTTTGGGACGGTACTAATAATCACAGTCGTTTAAAACAATATCAATTAGGTAAGTATTTAGAATCTGTCGATAACGGTTGGATTCAAGAGCGTTCTAGATTTTATCGTGGCGCAAGGCAAATTGAAGACGAAGAAGAGTGGGGTCGCAAATTCTATTACACCATCCTAGCAGATAATGATCTTATCGAAAGAGACTTCTTCTTGATTAGAGAAAGCCTGCGTGACCTGCCTCACGATGGAGATACCAATCTTGCACAAGATATACGCAGTTTGAGTAAAGTACTCGCAGAGCGTCATACTAAGTTTATGGATCTACGTATCAAGATACATGGAAATCCACAGGCGCAGGATGTGGAGTCGGTGAAGGAGTGGCTCGATAAAAATGAAGCAAAAATATCAGACACTTCTAAGAAGGATTTTAATAAACTCATGAGTGATATGCAGGAGTTTTTCCAACCAGTTTCTGTGAGTGATTTGCATAAAATGGTTGCAGACTGGAATAAAAACGATTATATAAGAACACAAGCAGAATGGTTTTCTAAGTTTTATGCAAATGAAAATGATCCTGCTATTATCGTTCCTGCAGCAGCAAATTTGATGTGTGATATAAGAACTAATATTAAAGATGACAAAAGAGGCACACGCCGCACCAATGCCTTAGAGTTGAGTTTAAGATTGGAAGAGTTGATTTTTCAACAAGCTGGAAGTTGGGAGCCCGTGGACCTTCAAGAACACCTCGATAAGATTTATTCTTTGAGTGAGGCATTAGCAAGCGCAGGATATGTAGAAATGTGGGAATGGAATGCGATCGAGCAAGAGTTATTTATTCCTAAAGGGAAAATTATAAAAGCCCATGAACTTTTAGATTTTATAAATACAGGTCGCAGTCAAGTAGAATGGGGTACAGGAATGGTACATTCCATCTACGGTGATGTGGTAGAAGAATACAGCAAATTTGAGCCTAAAGCTTACGGTTTTTATGACGACCGTATAAGAAGCTCCCTATTGTTACCATTAGGCGACGCTATAGGGAATTTAGGTGGTTTAGTTTCTAGACAAATAGGGCTTACCAGCGAGATTGCAGGAGTAGATAACGTCAGCTCTATCAGAGGTTTGAATCCTGGTTATACTAAAGGAAAGCTGGTCGTTGTGGCTGGAAATGCTGAAGGCATGCAGGTAGATCCTAACAAAATTTATATTTTTGATCACCCACCTAGTGATTTGAAACCCGTGTCCGGAATCGCAACAGTTTCTGAAGGGAATTTGGTTTCTCATGTGCAATTGTTAGCTCGCAATTTGGCAATTCCCAATGCGGCTATTTCTAGTGATAATTTGAATGACCTTAAAGACCTTGACGGTCAGGAGATTTTCTATGCAGTAAGTAATCAAGGTACCGTAGTTCTAAAGCCTGCATCAAATATGTCTGCTATAGAGAACGCGTTATTTAATAAGGCAAACAAGAAGGAAAAGAAAACCATTAGAATTCCCGAAGGAAAGTTAAAATTGGAGGGGAAGTTACCATTGGATATGGCCGCTGTAGGAAGTGCTGACAGTGGAATTCTTTGTGGTCCTAAAGCTGCAAATCTCGGTCAGTTGAAGCAACTATTTCCTGATAAGGTGGTGAATGGTATAGTGATTCCATTTGGGGTTTTTAAAGATCATATGAATCAACAAATGCCAGAAACTAGTTGCAGTTACTGGGATTTTTTGATGTCCGCTTTCGCGAAAGCGAAACAGCTAAAGGAAGAAGGAAAATCAGAACAAGAAATAGTAGATTACCAGCTGGAAGAATTAAAAACCTTAAGAGCAGCTATTGCGATAATGCCCTTTAAGAAGAGTTTTATCAGTGCGTTAGAAGACGATTTTAAAAGCATATTAGGCGATCAATTAGGTAATGTTCCTGTCTTTTTACGCAGTGATACCAATATGGAAGACTTGGAAGAGTTTACAGGGGCAGGACTTAACCTTACTGTTTTTAATGCGTTAGAAAGAGAAAAGGTCATCAATGGAATACGGGAGGTATGGGCAAGCCCATATACAGAACGCAGTTTTAAATGGAGACAGGTATACCTAGAAAATCCAGAAAATGTATACCCGTCTATTTTGATCATTCCTACTGTAGATGTGGATTACAGCGGTGTTTTGATTACTAAAGACTTTATCAAAAACGACCCTAACTCTATTACCGTAGCCATGAGTCGTGGTGCTGGTGGAGCCGTAGATGGTCAAAATGCAGAAACCTATCTCGTCGATCGAGAAGGCAATGGCTTATTGATGTCTCCAGCTCGTGAGAACAAACAACGCAAGCTTCCTAAAACTGGTGGGTCTGTAATGGAACAGGTAGATTTTAACAAGCCTATTCTATCTCAGGATGATCTAAAAACCATAAGAGAATTTGCCAAAACTGTTCATGAGGTAATGCCAGGTTCTAAGGACGGAAGTTATACAGGTGCTTGGGACATTGAATTAGGATTTAAAGACGGGAAACTATACTTATTTCAGATACGTCCTTTTGTAGAAAACAATCAGGCTGTAAATTCGGAATACCTGAATTCTATAGATGCAAATGTAAACGTCAACACTGAATTACTACTTCATAAACCCATTGCAAAGTGA
- a CDS encoding sensor histidine kinase, protein MNDRKYHFILVLISMVIAATLAIQLYWNYNNFQESKRELVSDLQMNLDQSVDIYFDLLVKDNNVGIIIKKTTNRAQEFDKIFRTTDSMRRAAGQRGFNLDNIVPSEMSEILIAQGATMETLNALEPMKNLWSFPNYEIQKPDGNFIEVESFFADQMNLQRTLLTLTAKVVRSIREKKMDLNRMDSLVSANLKKQGLDLKYELDIVAADRNNILVDEVNNNVLRANSELIQKGDALLLTYSNLSPTIYRINLTGIILSALLIATVILSLFYLLEIIRKQKALGEMKNDLISNITHEFKTPIATASAALEGVQNFTASGDLDKTDRYLSMGRDQLVKLNGMVERILEAATLDSDELMLQKSGVEINELIEIIIQKHQNQTSKKISFTEESKGVLINADAFHLENAINNLIDNAIKYGGDQIEVKLHDQSGSLSITVTDDGGNLSSKDVRLIFDKFYRVGKGNRHDVKGFGIGLFYTKSIIEKHKGTVTATVQPQTSFKITLPYE, encoded by the coding sequence ATGAATGATAGAAAATATCACTTTATTCTAGTCCTGATAAGTATGGTCATCGCCGCTACTTTAGCCATACAGCTGTATTGGAATTACAACAATTTCCAAGAGTCCAAAAGAGAACTGGTTTCTGATTTACAAATGAATCTGGATCAAAGTGTGGATATTTACTTTGACTTACTAGTCAAGGATAATAATGTTGGTATTATTATTAAAAAAACAACAAATCGCGCACAAGAATTTGATAAAATTTTCAGAACTACTGATAGTATGAGGCGTGCCGCTGGCCAGCGTGGATTTAATTTAGATAATATTGTTCCTAGTGAAATGAGTGAAATATTAATTGCACAAGGAGCTACTATGGAAACGTTGAATGCTTTAGAGCCTATGAAAAATTTGTGGAGTTTCCCAAATTATGAAATTCAAAAACCTGATGGCAACTTTATTGAAGTAGAAAGTTTTTTTGCTGATCAAATGAACTTACAACGAACCTTGTTAACACTTACCGCTAAAGTAGTAAGAAGTATCCGAGAGAAGAAAATGGATTTAAATCGCATGGATAGTCTTGTCTCTGCTAATCTTAAAAAACAAGGTCTTGATTTAAAATATGAACTTGACATTGTAGCAGCTGACCGGAATAATATTCTCGTTGATGAAGTAAACAACAATGTTCTTAGAGCAAATTCTGAGTTGATTCAAAAAGGTGATGCGCTGTTACTTACCTATTCTAATCTTTCTCCTACTATTTACAGAATCAACTTAACTGGTATTATTCTCAGTGCCTTATTAATTGCTACTGTGATACTTTCCTTATTTTATTTATTAGAAATTATAAGAAAACAAAAGGCCTTGGGAGAGATGAAAAACGATCTTATTTCTAACATTACGCATGAGTTCAAGACACCTATAGCAACAGCTAGTGCTGCTCTGGAAGGGGTTCAAAACTTCACAGCTAGTGGGGATCTCGATAAAACAGACCGTTATTTAAGTATGGGCCGCGACCAACTCGTAAAACTCAATGGTATGGTAGAACGCATTCTTGAAGCAGCTACTTTAGACAGTGACGAATTAATGCTGCAAAAAAGCGGTGTAGAGATCAATGAATTGATTGAAATAATTATTCAGAAACACCAAAATCAAACTTCTAAAAAAATCTCTTTTACAGAAGAAAGCAAAGGAGTGCTGATCAATGCCGATGCTTTTCATCTAGAAAATGCCATTAACAATCTTATTGATAACGCTATAAAATACGGCGGTGATCAGATCGAAGTCAAGCTACATGATCAATCAGGCTCCTTAAGTATAACAGTTACTGATGATGGGGGAAACTTGAGTTCTAAAGATGTACGGCTTATTTTTGACAAATTCTACCGAGTAGGAAAAGGGAACCGTCATGATGTAAAAGGATTTGGTATAGGTTTATTCTATACAAAATCCATCATTGAAAAACACAAGGGTACCGTTACTGCAACTGTCCAACCACAAACCTCTTTTAAAATCACTTTGCCTTATGAATAA
- a CDS encoding response regulator transcription factor, giving the protein MNKDTINIILAEDEPALGMIVKESLETRGFKVRHEVNGALALDAFHEKQPDILILDVMMPKLDGFELAKKIRVENEEIPIIFLTAKSQTEDVLEGFHVGGNDYLKKPFSMEELIVRIESLLSRQTVQKTAAIYELGDYSFNFPKQHLIYKEEVTKLTHREAHLLYHLVLKKNKVLDRTFILKKLWGNDDFFSGRSMDVFITKLRKKLALDDQLEIVNVRGYGYKLITP; this is encoded by the coding sequence ATGAATAAAGATACCATAAACATCATACTTGCCGAAGATGAACCTGCGTTAGGTATGATCGTAAAAGAAAGTCTAGAGACCAGAGGTTTTAAAGTACGACATGAAGTAAATGGCGCTCTTGCACTCGACGCTTTTCATGAAAAACAACCCGATATTCTTATCCTAGATGTGATGATGCCAAAATTAGATGGTTTTGAATTGGCTAAAAAAATACGCGTAGAAAACGAGGAAATTCCCATCATTTTTCTAACCGCAAAATCACAAACAGAAGACGTGTTAGAAGGTTTTCACGTAGGTGGTAACGACTACCTTAAAAAGCCTTTTTCCATGGAAGAGCTCATTGTGCGCATCGAGAGTTTACTCAGCAGGCAAACAGTTCAAAAAACAGCTGCTATTTATGAGTTGGGCGATTATTCCTTTAATTTCCCCAAGCAGCATCTTATATATAAAGAAGAGGTGACAAAACTCACTCATAGAGAGGCACATTTACTCTACCATTTAGTTTTAAAGAAAAACAAAGTGCTGGACCGCACCTTTATTCTTAAAAAATTATGGGGTAATGACGACTTTTTCTCTGGCCGCAGTATGGATGTATTTATCACAAAATTGCGGAAGAAACTCGCACTAGATGATCAACTAGAAATAGTTAATGTACGCGGTTACGGCTATAAATTAATAACGCCTTAA
- a CDS encoding deoxynucleoside kinase — MHIAVAGNIGAGKTTLTKLLAKHYKWTPQFEDVLENPYLEDFYQDMERWSFNLQVYFLNSRFRQILEIRESGKKIIQDRTIYEDASIFAPNLHAMGLLSQRDFDNYSSLFDLMEKVVAAPDLLIYLRSSIPNLVNQIHKRGRDYENSISIDYLSRLNERYEGWVHGYNKGNLLIIDVDDIDFVNNPEDLGEIINKIDAEMTGLFA, encoded by the coding sequence ATGCATATAGCCGTTGCTGGAAATATAGGCGCAGGTAAAACCACGCTTACTAAATTACTTGCCAAACATTACAAATGGACACCTCAATTTGAGGATGTTCTAGAGAACCCTTATTTAGAAGATTTCTATCAAGATATGGAACGCTGGTCGTTTAATCTTCAGGTTTATTTCTTAAACAGCCGTTTCCGTCAGATTTTAGAAATACGTGAAAGCGGTAAAAAAATCATTCAAGACCGAACTATATATGAAGACGCAAGCATTTTTGCTCCTAACCTTCATGCGATGGGATTGTTATCCCAGCGTGATTTTGATAATTACAGCTCGCTCTTTGACCTTATGGAAAAAGTAGTTGCTGCTCCAGATTTGTTGATCTACTTGCGCAGTTCTATTCCTAACCTAGTGAACCAGATTCACAAACGAGGTCGCGATTATGAAAACAGCATTTCTATAGATTACCTAAGCCGTTTGAACGAGCGTTATGAAGGCTGGGTTCATGGCTATAATAAGGGAAACCTATTGATCATTGATGTAGACGATATTGATTTTGTAAATAATCCTGAAGATTTAGGAGAGATTATCAATAAGATAGATGCAGAGATGACAGGGCTTTTTGCTTAA
- a CDS encoding GLPGLI family protein codes for MKKLILLTLAIVFTGILNAQEFYGEATYMSKTKTDMSWMPEGREMSPQQKKQIEERMKKMGEKTYVLKFNRNESTYKEEKQLSAPGQGGGWGNFMGTSMGGEKYKNLKEGQWIEQRDMMGKMFLIKDSIPKLEWKITGETRMIGQYQAIKAVANKKNNELDWSSFRRRRGESAEEKKKDSLALANGNIEEVYEQDPQVEIIAWFTPQIPVQHGPAEYSGLPGLILEVSAGNTTLLCSKIVVNPEDKEEIKPATKGKETTEEEYNTLFKEKMREMSERWSRGRGGRGE; via the coding sequence ATGAAAAAATTAATTTTATTAACGCTTGCTATAGTTTTTACCGGCATTTTAAATGCTCAAGAATTTTATGGTGAGGCGACTTATATGTCTAAGACTAAAACAGATATGAGCTGGATGCCAGAAGGCCGTGAGATGTCTCCACAACAAAAAAAGCAGATTGAGGAGCGTATGAAGAAAATGGGTGAGAAGACTTATGTGTTGAAGTTCAACCGCAATGAATCTACTTACAAAGAAGAAAAACAACTTTCTGCACCTGGGCAAGGTGGTGGTTGGGGAAACTTTATGGGAACTTCTATGGGTGGAGAGAAATATAAAAACCTTAAAGAAGGCCAGTGGATCGAGCAACGCGATATGATGGGGAAAATGTTTTTAATAAAAGACAGCATTCCAAAATTAGAATGGAAAATCACAGGGGAAACTAGAATGATAGGTCAGTATCAAGCGATTAAGGCGGTAGCAAATAAAAAGAACAATGAACTGGACTGGTCTTCATTTAGAAGACGTAGAGGTGAAAGTGCAGAAGAGAAGAAAAAGGACAGCCTAGCACTTGCAAATGGTAATATAGAAGAGGTTTATGAACAAGATCCACAAGTAGAGATTATCGCTTGGTTCACACCTCAAATTCCCGTGCAACACGGCCCTGCAGAGTATTCAGGTCTTCCAGGATTAATTCTTGAAGTAAGTGCTGGAAATACCACATTGCTTTGTAGTAAGATCGTGGTCAACCCTGAAGATAAGGAGGAAATCAAACCTGCTACTAAAGGAAAAGAAACTACCGAAGAAGAATACAATACCCTATTCAAAGAGAAAATGAGAGAAATGTCAGAGCGATGGAGCCGCGGAAGAGGCGGTCGTGGAGAGTAA
- a CDS encoding carboxypeptidase-like regulatory domain-containing protein, protein MKKIVLLTLLACFAFSLAGAQSVKISGIVVDSTGTPLQMANVIAYQKDKNLGAFGITNDAGKYQLLNLKKDSTYVLKVSFLGLKTIVDTVKNIQNDLMKNYVMLEDENMLDAVNIVYDMPVSIKGDTIVYNADSFTNGTERKLGDVLSKLPGVEVNEDGDIQVEGKTVERVMVDGKEFFEGDSRLATKNIPADAVGKIEVLKNYNNVGQLKGLGNDEDRIAINIRLKEGKKNFWFGEVTGAIGQGDDAVRYQAKPKAFFYSPDVSINILTDFNNLGIQSFTFADYRRFVGFNRGNTRSSGSSIDIGTGAGGLLNLQANRAKELESKFGAFNGAWTVSKKLSLDGFAIFSSVDTDQETIASRTFIETGVLENTVDRSFQRNQIGIFKLGADFKPNANFSLEYNGQVNLSDVSQVNDFTSSRSGFVEDIDQNESQKPITIDQSVNAYYTQSEKNIFAFEGRYVDAEEDPFYNAIRDRRGVTDPEPFDGDLGLTTADPYNINQQKLVESTKLDAKADYWRVLNKKSNINFTVGTSIVNQDYNTNIFQILNDGSRNDLTDPALGNDVNYKFRDLYGAVHYKFITGKFTITPGVTAHSYKVEDQQLGATNELNFEEILPDLNVRFALRSSENINFDYRRTVSFTDVENYALGTVFNNYNSLFDGNNQLSGSTNDQYSLNYFNFNMFNYTNINAGLVYTRQTDAIQSNINIEDINQQSNLINSPFANESATGFGRFSREFGKIRASVNANLSWSTFNNIINGNARESQNINHGYGVSARSNYKDGVNFDVGYNVDFNNSDNGGLINDATTQTITLNSDWQINKAWFLDINYDLNLFRASGDVSNNYDFLETALFYNKPDSKWEYKVAATNLLNTEALNRNSFGQIATTTSFYTVQPRYVYLQVRYDL, encoded by the coding sequence ATGAAAAAAATCGTACTTTTAACACTACTGGCTTGTTTTGCATTTTCCCTAGCTGGCGCCCAATCTGTTAAAATATCAGGTATTGTCGTAGATAGTACAGGGACACCTCTTCAAATGGCTAATGTGATTGCTTATCAAAAGGATAAGAATCTGGGGGCTTTTGGTATTACTAATGATGCTGGAAAATACCAATTACTCAATCTTAAAAAAGACAGTACTTACGTTCTTAAAGTATCTTTTCTAGGACTTAAAACCATAGTAGACACGGTGAAAAATATTCAAAATGACTTAATGAAAAATTATGTCATGTTAGAAGATGAAAACATGCTAGATGCAGTCAATATTGTCTACGATATGCCCGTATCTATTAAAGGTGATACTATTGTTTATAATGCAGATAGTTTTACAAACGGTACAGAAAGAAAGTTGGGAGATGTTCTGAGTAAACTTCCAGGAGTTGAGGTAAATGAAGATGGAGACATTCAGGTAGAAGGAAAAACAGTGGAAAGAGTCATGGTGGACGGAAAAGAATTCTTTGAAGGAGACTCCAGACTGGCCACAAAAAATATTCCTGCAGATGCTGTAGGTAAAATCGAGGTTTTAAAGAACTATAATAATGTAGGTCAGTTAAAAGGTCTTGGTAATGATGAAGATCGGATTGCGATTAACATTAGGTTAAAAGAAGGAAAGAAGAACTTCTGGTTTGGAGAAGTGACAGGTGCGATAGGTCAAGGAGATGATGCGGTAAGGTATCAGGCAAAACCTAAAGCCTTCTTTTATAGTCCAGATGTATCGATCAATATCCTGACCGATTTTAATAACCTAGGAATACAATCTTTTACATTTGCAGATTACCGCCGTTTTGTAGGTTTTAACAGAGGTAATACTCGTAGTAGCGGTTCTTCTATAGATATAGGAACAGGAGCTGGTGGGTTATTAAATTTACAAGCAAATCGCGCTAAGGAATTAGAAAGCAAATTTGGAGCATTTAATGGAGCTTGGACGGTTAGTAAGAAGTTAAGTCTTGACGGTTTTGCGATTTTCTCCAGTGTTGATACTGATCAAGAAACAATAGCTAGTAGAACATTTATAGAAACTGGTGTTTTAGAAAATACGGTAGACCGTTCCTTCCAGCGCAACCAGATAGGGATTTTTAAATTAGGTGCAGATTTCAAACCTAATGCAAATTTTTCTTTAGAATACAACGGACAGGTGAATTTAAGTGATGTGAGTCAAGTGAATGACTTTACGTCTTCACGAAGTGGATTTGTGGAAGACATCGATCAAAATGAATCTCAAAAACCAATTACCATAGACCAGTCGGTTAACGCGTATTATACACAAAGCGAGAAAAATATCTTTGCCTTTGAAGGCAGGTATGTAGATGCAGAAGAAGACCCTTTTTACAACGCCATTAGGGATAGAAGAGGTGTCACAGATCCAGAACCTTTTGATGGTGATTTAGGACTAACTACGGCAGACCCATATAACATCAACCAGCAAAAACTAGTCGAAAGCACAAAACTAGATGCCAAAGCGGACTACTGGCGCGTACTTAATAAAAAAAGCAACATCAACTTTACAGTAGGAACCTCTATAGTAAATCAAGATTACAACACTAACATCTTCCAGATTCTTAATGATGGCTCTCGCAACGACCTTACAGATCCAGCTCTAGGAAATGATGTAAATTATAAGTTTAGAGATCTTTATGGCGCGGTACATTATAAGTTTATTACAGGTAAGTTTACGATAACTCCAGGGGTTACCGCTCATTCTTATAAAGTGGAAGACCAGCAATTAGGAGCTACCAATGAGTTGAATTTTGAAGAAATTCTTCCAGATTTAAATGTGCGTTTTGCATTGAGATCTAGTGAAAACATTAATTTTGATTACCGTAGAACCGTTAGTTTTACAGATGTAGAAAACTATGCATTAGGAACTGTTTTTAACAATTACAACTCCTTGTTTGATGGTAATAACCAGCTGTCTGGCTCTACAAATGACCAGTACAGTTTGAACTATTTCAACTTCAATATGTTCAATTATACCAACATCAATGCAGGTCTTGTTTATACGAGACAGACAGATGCTATTCAAAGTAATATAAATATCGAAGACATCAACCAGCAAAGCAACTTGATCAACTCACCATTTGCAAACGAATCGGCCACAGGTTTTGGACGTTTTTCTAGAGAATTTGGTAAAATTAGAGCTAGTGTAAATGCAAATCTGAGTTGGAGTACTTTTAACAACATAATTAACGGTAATGCCAGAGAATCACAAAACATCAATCATGGTTATGGTGTAAGTGCAAGAAGTAATTATAAAGACGGAGTCAACTTTGATGTAGGTTATAATGTGGATTTTAATAATTCAGATAACGGTGGACTAATTAACGATGCAACCACACAAACTATTACTTTAAATTCCGACTGGCAAATCAATAAAGCCTGGTTCTTAGATATAAATTATGATTTGAATCTATTTAGAGCCTCAGGAGATGTCAGCAATAATTACGATTTCTTAGAAACGGCACTGTTTTATAATAAACCAGATTCTAAATGGGAATATAAAGTGGCCGCGACGAACCTTTTAAACACAGAAGCCTTGAACAGAAACAGCTTTGGCCAGATTGCAACCACCACTAGTTTTTATACCGTGCAACCTAGATATGTATATTTGCAAGTGAGGTATGATCTGTAA
- a CDS encoding GLPGLI family protein, with the protein MKNFNLSMLLFVVLAFAKTYTLQAQQDFTGIAHYQSKMTLEKPKDSSSMSKMDPAMREMLNEAMKKAGEAEFTLKFSRTESLYEKVQELAAPKKPANGMSIEVSFSGNGDTYGTTYKDLNAQTFLREDQIQGKEFLVTDKIEPLAWKVTGETKMIGKYNVMKATYTYPKKEKTEKEKKEEEEKETGLLDMVKDKDKVVTAWFTMDIPISNGPGIYQGLPGLILELNEGKITILCNKIEMNPEEFEIEKPKKGKEISSKDFDDLQEKKSKEMQERFKNSSSGGIFYQGN; encoded by the coding sequence ATGAAAAACTTTAATCTTAGTATGCTTCTTTTTGTTGTTCTCGCTTTTGCGAAAACGTATACCCTACAAGCGCAACAAGACTTCACTGGAATCGCTCATTATCAAAGTAAAATGACACTAGAAAAGCCAAAAGACAGTTCGAGCATGTCCAAAATGGATCCAGCTATGCGGGAAATGTTAAATGAAGCGATGAAAAAAGCTGGGGAGGCAGAATTCACTTTAAAGTTTTCTCGCACAGAGTCGCTTTATGAAAAAGTCCAAGAATTAGCAGCCCCTAAAAAACCTGCAAATGGCATGAGTATAGAAGTTTCATTCTCTGGAAACGGAGATACTTATGGAACCACATATAAAGATCTTAACGCACAAACCTTTTTAAGAGAAGATCAAATTCAAGGAAAGGAATTTCTTGTTACAGATAAAATTGAACCCTTAGCATGGAAAGTGACAGGTGAAACGAAAATGATAGGAAAGTACAATGTTATGAAAGCAACTTATACCTATCCTAAAAAAGAAAAAACCGAAAAGGAGAAGAAAGAAGAGGAAGAAAAAGAAACGGGTTTACTCGATATGGTTAAGGATAAAGATAAAGTAGTTACGGCCTGGTTTACGATGGATATTCCAATAAGTAATGGACCTGGAATCTATCAAGGTTTACCTGGTTTGATTCTGGAATTAAATGAAGGGAAAATCACTATTCTCTGTAATAAGATTGAGATGAATCCAGAGGAATTTGAAATTGAGAAGCCTAAAAAGGGTAAGGAAATTTCTTCAAAGGATTTTGATGACTTGCAAGAGAAAAAAAGTAAGGAGATGCAAGAGCGTTTTAAAAATAGCAGTAGTGGTGGCATTTTTTATCAAGGCAATTAG